The genomic window ATTCGCCATTCGTAAAGCTGATAGTTGACGCAGCCATGTTGCACCAATGGATCATCAGCTACAATTGCTTCTGCTTCCTCCTTTGAGGCTGCCTCAAACACCAACATCCCGCCTCTTTGCTCTGCCCAGTAGCCTGTTCGCGCTTTGTGTCCTTTAGCAATCAAGTCCTGAATGTAGGCTTTGTGGGCAGGTACATATTGGTCAAAGGTAGGTTTATCGACTTTGCCTTCTTCAATCTTTACAAACCACGGCATTTGCTTCTTAACTCCAGTTGCAACAGACATCCTGCTTAAGTTATGACTATTTTTGAGTAGCAATTTAGTAGCAATATACACTAACTACAGCAATTTACTGAAGATTGAAAGACTAAAACATAGAAGAAGAGGAATAAAGCCATCCTACCTGCTCTGGCAAAGACGGCTTTCTCATGGATATGTCACCTACTGCTAGCGACGCATCTGTGACTATTAGACCTCTAAGTGCGATCGCAGATCATCCAGAGGAGATGTCGAGTTAGTGGGAATCAGTGGTTTTGTAGGTGTCGGCTTGTCAGGAACAAATTCAAAGCGAATTCGGA from Nostoc sp. UHCC 0926 includes these protein-coding regions:
- a CDS encoding YciI family protein yields the protein MPWFVKIEEGKVDKPTFDQYVPAHKAYIQDLIAKGHKARTGYWAEQRGGMLVFEAASKEEAEAIVADDPLVQHGCVNYQLYEWRIVME